In Paramormyrops kingsleyae isolate MSU_618 chromosome 11, PKINGS_0.4, whole genome shotgun sequence, the genomic window TGGAGGTGGTGAGTGTGCCAGTTAAGATGAAGTGATTGCCTGCCTTTTCTGTGGATTTTTCTGTGAAGAGACCCTGCAGCGCTCTTCCTGGgctgaccagcaggaggcgcccTGCCTTCTTCCCAAAACTCTTTCTTTTGTATTAATGGCTACCGTTCTTGCCCGGCCCCTCTTGCTCACTCTTAACCACTCTACCCTTTGCCTCTGTTCTATGCCCtgccctctctctcactcgatGTTCCAGTGTTCCGGCTTTACGCATCGAGTCCACAAGAGCCCTggcaccaaccccccccactGGAAAGTTACATTGTAAAGCCGCCTGGCCTGTGCTCATTCTCTCTTAACCAGCTTTTCCTGGGGGCATCTGTCTGCTCTCTCATGGTTTTGTATCTTCCTGCTGCAAACACAATGCCCTGAGCCCACCATCGAGTGCACCAAACACCTGAAAGCTGAACTACCAGGTGCTCCAACCGACACATTCGATACATCTGCTCCACGTTCAGTAAACACACCGCACACGGGCTTAATTGCTGTGTAGAACATAACCGCCAGCTTAACGCATCTTGCATAATACATAAGGCTGCTCAGGCTGCTTTGTTGTGCTTTGCTGGCCCTGCAGAGCAGATGTTGTGGATGCAGAGCGTGTGACTTTCATCTGCActtcaacccccctccccccccccctctccgcTTTTCTTTAGACCAGTATCCCGTGGGAAACCAGATCTTTTTGGAGCTGGTGGGTTATTCTCGGTTTCTACATGTTTTTCTTGCATAACTAGAGAGATCCAGTCTTTCCTGCTCCGCCGTGTAGCTGTGACTCCACATGCCTCGAGACGTTTGCTTTCCGTGCGGTTCTGAGCGCACGTGGCTTCCTATAGCCCAGGCCAGACCACAGAGTGCGTGGCTGGAATCACACCCTCACTATTGAGAGACGCACACAGCCGAACTCTCTGAAAGCGTCTCCGTTTCTCTACGCTGCAGGGAAGACGGAGGCGAGGGCCTCGCCGGACGTCTCAGCCAGCTCGTCTGGCGTGGATTCGGGCCAGAACTCGCCTGTCTCACCAGAGCATAGGAAGAACCAGAAGGGAATCAAGAAGTTCTGGGGAAAGTGAGTCACTGCATGAGTGTCATGTTTGTTTGACATGCATCTCGTGGTGCACATTTAACCGGCCACCGTCCCCCTCAGGATCCGGAGGACGCAGTCGGGCAGCCTGCAAAGAGACGAGCTGGAGCCCTCGTCGTTTAGGCGGGGGGGCCTGAGGGCCACAGCAGGACCCCGACTTGCCCGCACCCCCGACAGCGGCAGCTCCATCCGGTACATTAGCCGAATccgcacagacacagagacgaCGGTTTCAGTCTGGATTCATACCAGTTCcaagggggggggcactctgatGACACAGTGACATCTGCTGCTTTCTCTTAGGGACAAGAACACACCTTTTGTCAAGTGGACCAAGGAGCAGGTGTGCGGATGGCTGGAGGACGAGGGCCTGGGGCAGTATGTGAGCCTCACGCGGCTGTGGGTCACCTCGGGACAGACACTGCTAGCAGCCACGCCCCAGGACATTGAGAAGgtacagtgtgggggggggcacttcctGCTGGGGGTGGCCCGTCCACCTCTGCATGTCAGCGTGACATGTTCTTGCCCCCCAGGAGATGGGAATCAAGCATCCCCTGCACCGCAAGAAGATCCAGCTGGCCGTGCGCTCCTTCAGCTCCAAGGTGCCAGAGAAGTCGGCAGAGCTGGACCACATCTGGGTGACACGTGCGTACCAACCACGACGGCCATGCCCTCCCCCCGGCGAGCGTGTGTGACGATGCCAAACAGCGTCGCGCTTGTGCATTCGCAGGCTGGCTCGACGACATCGGCTTGCCCCAGTACAAGGACCAGTTCAACGAGGCGCGAGTGGACGGCAGGATGCTGCAGTACCTGACGCTGGTAAGGCCCCCGCCCCCGCTGACAGGCCATTTAAACATGCTGCAGTACCTGTGAGGTCCTCACGAGGGCGCTCCCATCCCACTTCGCAGAGCGACCTCCTCTTCCTGAAGGTCACAAGCCTGCTGCATCACCTGAGCATAAAGAGCGCCATCCATGTGCTGCACATCAACAAGTTTAACCCGAACTGTCTGCGGCGCCGCCCAGGGGATGAGGTACGCTATTGCGACCGAGCCTCACAATTAATCGGGGGGAGTGCCCTATTATGGACTGTGCATAATACCATTGCAGAGCAAGATGTCGCCTTCAGAGGTGATCCAGTGGTCCAACCACCGCGTGATGGAGTGGCTGCGCTCGGTGGACCTTGCAGAATACGCAGCCAACCTGCGAGGTAGCGGCGTGCATGGAGGGCTGCTGGTGAGTCAGCGAGGCGCctacagagggggggggggttggggggggcacagaaggggggagaaagacagagagtgagacaggggaggagagagagtgagaggaagagagagggagagtcaggggggaggggagaattTTATTAATTCCTTAGAGAGAGATTCTCCAGTTACAGAACCATTATTGACACCAtgtaacattatataacatacaTCACAACCCAGcatttcataaaaaaataaaaataaaacaaaaacaatcaaaTAATGCACAAAGAATATCCTAATTATGTGCAAATAATTGCTAGTTTTGTGCAAGTAATGTGCAGATAATGTGCAGGATTGCAGATAATGTGCAGGATACATGAGCAGCTTACAGAGACCAACACTCCCCTTGCTTGACAATGACGTGCCCTGTTGTACAATGCAATGGTAAGGAGGCCCTTATGTGTCGTGGTAGAAAAAAACTATTATTTCGTAGCGATTCATGCTCTCAAGTTACTAATCCGTGCGCTTGAGTTACGAATTTGTGCGCTATAGAGCCGTCACTATGACTCGATTAAACTCGATTATTAAAAAAGCATCGATTGAAAATTTCCTTCTCGATTACTCAGCAATATGGCAGAAGGTAGACGGCTCATGCAGGATGAGGGTCCAAGTAAAGACTGGAAGCGCGACACATTAAAGGTGAAAGAAAATGCAGCCGTCTGTCAGTATTGTAAAGCAGAACTTGAATATCATCACGGCACAACTGCCATGCAAATACATCGtaaaagaagacattcaggTTTGACGGAGGAGATTAGCCGTAGATTTAGCTACTCCAAGTAGCTACTCCCATTTAGCTACTCCAGGTAGCCTAGCCTGTGTTTCTCAACAATTGACTTAATTTTTCTATTGTGATTCCTGTATATCAAAATAATCGCTGCTAAAACTAAGGCTTTACCGTGTAGCTTAACCACATCATAATACTGTACATAATAACCACGTCACATTAATTATGTTTTGTTAACATATTGCGTGTTTTGAGTAGAGCTGAACGAGACTAGGTAATGATTATATAGCAACATTTAGGAGTTGAAAATATTATAGCCAAATGTAGAACTTTTCTACCTTTAACCACCGATAGTCAATCTGCTAACAGTCTGTCACACATCACCTTGGTGTTGTTGAGATttgtgccaacagacacaaagcagtgctgtTAAATCACTTTGTGAGCTTTTGCTCATTGTcattataaaatacaaatgcAGCGGAATACGAAGGGCTTTTCGTGACCAGTTCTTCCTCACGTTTCTCCTCTTACTTGATTATTAATATAGTGACAGACCTAGTGTGCTCGAATTAGTAATTGGTGCTCTGAAGTTATTAATTTGTTTGCTCCTGTTAGTAATTCGTGCTCTCCGATTGGTGATTAATTTGGGGGATCAAATTACTAACTCGAGCGCAGAAGAGCacaaattagatttttttctacCGTGACACCTAATGGATTCCCTACAATGGTGGTTGGCAGGACTGATTTCTGCCCTGTTGCAGCAGAGCTGAATGaccctgctgctgaaggtgttGAAGCAGCATATTATACGGGGGATGTCTGTCATTGTCCATAATGGAGAACATTTTCTTGATTATGCTCTTCTCCACCACGGACTCCAAGGTGTTTAAGGTGGAGCGTGAAAAGAGCCTGGTCATTATGATTGGCTTATTTGgtctgtttttgtcttttgcCGTGATTCCGCTCCCCCAACACGCCACCACTGAGAGATCTGTACACTGACAGCAGACTGATAGATTTCCTTTCCATCCACACctcttgtgccccccccccgcagatcCTGGAGCCACGCTTCAACTCAGACACACTGGCCATGATGCTGAACATCCCACCCCAGAAGACACTGCTGCGGCGCCACCTGGCCACCAACTTCACCACGCTGGTGGGCCCCCAGGCGCAAATGGAGAAGCGGCAGTGCATGGGGGCCTCGGGGTACACGCCCCTCACTACCACCGCTAAAGTGCGGGTGAGGCCCTGGTCGTcggggggcgggcggggggacAGCCTCGGGGTACACGCCCCTCACTACCACCGCTAAAGTGCGGGTGAGGCCCTGGTCGTcggggggcgggcggggggacAGCCTCGGGGTACACGCCCCTCACTACCACCGGCAAAATGTGGACGCAGCCCCCGCTGGGCAGGCAGGGGGGCAGACAGTCAGGGTACACGCCCCTCACCAGCACTGCCAAAATTCAGGCGTGGCTCCACCTGGCCGGGCGGGGGCACAGCCTCAGGAAGCTTTACTTAATCCCCGGCTGAAGTTTCAGGCCTGAATCCTGCTGTGTGGGGTTCGTATTCCTGTTTGCTGAGATAAGCAGCACGCACCCACCTGGCCCCTCCCTCGCTGAGGCGGAAAAAAAGGCGTGGGGGTGCTGCTTTATCAGTATTTAGTGTACTCTTCATTCCTGCCACCTCTGcggttggtggtgggggggggggggggggtggtttacgGTTAGTGTTGTCGCTCTCTTGCCCCAACCCCAAACGCTCTCTGTCCCTTTCAGCCCAAGAAGCTTGGCTTCTCCACCTTTGGACATCTCAGGAAGAAGAAGCTGGACGACTCAACAGACTACATCTGCCCAGCGGACATGTCGCCGGCGGCGACCAACGGGCCCGTCCTCCCCTATGCTGGCTTGCGGGGGCTCAGCCCCATCTTCGACCGCGATGGTGAGCGGCTGGAGCAGGCCGGACGGAGAAGCTGATATACCTCCTCCCAGCGTCCCATGACGAGATGGACAGTTTCGTGTTTTACTCTCGCTCTCCATTATGTTACCTTGTACTCTGAATACTTTATAACCATGACGTTTCACACATTTACATGCCGTACTATTCCTGTACAAACGTGACGCTCTTTGATTATCCTTACTGTTCAAACAGTTGCTGTGTGGTGCCTTGTGCAATATTTGCACACTTTgggatatttaatatttatggtCAGTTATATAATGTGAGCCAATCCTACATCTCTGGACAAGCTTTTAAGGAGTATACATTGTTATTTTGCTATAAGATGGCCAGCATATTTTTATAACCACTTGCTCTCATATAATGCAGTAATGCATACTGTTCCAA contains:
- the ppfibp2b gene encoding liprin-beta-2b isoform X8 yields the protein MEGHIDFYKHFTWLKKGNVQTPVSNEGYQERLSRLEGDKESLVLQVSVLTDQVEAQGEKIRDLESNLEEHQHKLDSTEEMLQQELLRRTSLETQKLDLMDEVSYLKLKLVGMEEQQQGNREDKQQKAEGLLQELRHLKSKVDELEGEKCQYERKLKSTKAEISNLQQLLAAKDAEIEGLQMQLLSRVPASDDNAERDQELQRLRIGMEALLAANEEKDRRIQELGALLEQYRKIKDDMGLAQANEKLPGGSEEDLSRSGGLRGLTHRASVEILRLEVSSRGSSPIVASPSSLNSRSTQVSPGSAVSPGSAVSPGNASCPNGQWTKTRMLSSSLEELQCGPVQLAAGEPVHCVSPEIRHPESGKFQTLPGKRWLAAQNGSRETPSPAAPRNDGDLILRKTEARASPDVSASSSGVDSGQNSPVSPEHRKNQKGIKKFWGKIRRTQSGSLQRDELEPSSFRRGGLRATAGPRLARTPDSGSSIRDKNTPFVKWTKEQVCGWLEDEGLGQYVSLTRLWVTSGQTLLAATPQDIEKEMGIKHPLHRKKIQLAVRSFSSKVPEKSAELDHIWVTRWLDDIGLPQYKDQFNEARVDGRMLQYLTLSDLLFLKVTSLLHHLSIKSAIHVLHINKFNPNCLRRRPGDESKMSPSEVIQWSNHRVMEWLRSVDLAEYAANLRGSGVHGGLLILEPRFNSDTLAMMLNIPPQKTLLRRHLATNFTTLVGPQAQMEKRQCMGASGYTPLTTTAKVRPKKLGFSTFGHLRKKKLDDSTDYICPADMSPAATNGPVLPYAGLRGLSPIFDRDGERLEQAGRRS